In Leishmania major strain Friedlin complete genome, chromosome 34, the following proteins share a genomic window:
- a CDS encoding putative ubiquitin-conjugating enzyme: protein MSVRTVRRANMDFARLTELAKSGSPTIRAVDMADENGATDHGDAFHWRVRVMPPAESIYHGTTYDILFTLSREDYPFKPPAVRVLTRIFNPMVSEDGAVCEGLLHNDDWKPTTPVPDVVAHVVKAIFVDYKIYAVLNERAAGVMATATPEEFKKHVQRTRASDARA, encoded by the coding sequence ATGTCGGTGCGCACTGTGCGGCGAGCGAACATGGACTTTGCCCGTCTTACGGAGCTGGCTAAGAGCGGTAGTCCCACGATCCGTGCCGTGGACATGGCGGATGAGAATGGCGCCACAGACCATGGCGACGCTTTTCACTGGCGCGTTCGCGTTATGCCACCCGCGGAAAGCATTTATCATGGCACCACGTATGATATCTTGTTTACGCTCTCCCGGGAAGATTACCCGTTCAAGccgccggcggtgcgcgtACTCACCCGCATCTTCAACCCCATGGTATCAGAAGACGGCGCCGTATGTGAGGGTCTTCTGCATAACGATGACTGGAAGCCCACCACCCCAGTTCCAGATGTCGTAGCTCATGTTGTGAAGGCAATCTTCGTTGATTACAAGATCTACGCAGTGTTGAATGAAAGGGCAGCTGGCGTAATGGCCACCGCAACGCCTGAAGAGTTCAAGAAACACGTGCAGCGTACGCGCGCCAgtgacgcacgcgcgtga